The window AAATCGATCAGCCGGTCGTACCCCTCGTCGCCGGTGAAGTACCCGAGCGTGAGATGCGGGATGAACTGCCGGGCGTCACGGTCGCTGGTGGTCGTCCACGGCAGTTCACACAGCGCCCGGTTCAGATCCGCGAGTCTTCCCCCGTCGTCGACCTCCGCATAGACCGTATCGGGAAAGAGGTTCAGCCGCGGGAAGTCGATCCTGAACGGCCCGCAGTCCTCGACGATTCCGGTGACGGCGTCGGCGATCCGTGTCGGTGAGACGGACGACGAGCCCCCCCGAGTTGCGGCGGTCGGGGTGTGGTCGAATAACTTGACCGTGAGGTGGAGTTCGTCTGTCGGCGTCGGCTTCAGGCACCGAAACTCCGACAGCCGATCGCGCAACCGGCGGTAGCGCGACGCCACCCGTGACTCCGAAAGGTCGATCAGTACTGCGAGCCGCTGGTCGCCGTCGGCAACGACCGGCGGATTCGGCGACGGCGTCAGTTCCCGCCGAATCTCCCAGTACTCGTCCGGATGCGACGCCATTCCGTCGTCGTGCATCCTATTATTAGTGTAACAGGAACGGTTGTTCATAATTGTTTGGTCGTCTCGGATACGCTACAGAGGGGATCGGTCGCGGCTATTCCCGGATGCTGTCCGGGCGCTGTTCCAGCCCGGCATCGGGCTACGTCACGACTCCGGGGACGGACTCCCGGCTACTGCTGCGAAGCGTCTGGTCGGCGTGACCCGACCGCGGGGACCCCAGTCCTCGCAGGCTCACCGTGCTCCCCGTCCGGCGTCGGTGACGCGTCCGCCCGCCGGTCCCGACAGCGTCACGCGCGGCACACCTCATACTGCCGGCTATAGTCGCGTGACGGAGTTCGACACCCCGGGGGGTGTGGAAGATCTTCACGTAGTTATAGCCGACAGTATCAGTCCGGAGGGGCCGCCGTTCGACGAGCCCGAACCCGGTGACGACGGGACGGCCGCGCCGGAGAGGCTTTGCCCCGGTAGAAAGCCATCCGGCCGACACGGCGGTAATCGACGCCGCTGGCCCGCAGGAGACGCCGATGGGGCCGTCGGCCGCCGGTGCCGCCGGCCTCGTCGAGGAGGCGGATTACCACCGAGTGTCACACCCACAGCGCCCGGGGGCGGCTACCGTTCGTTGCGCCGGGCGAGCGACTGCCGGTCGAGTTCCGCGACGACCGGCCTGCCGCCTTCGAGCATCCGGTCGGCGATTTCGATCGCGGCTGTCAACTCCTCCACCGAGAGGTGTTCGTAGGCAGGCCGGCCCGCAACGTGTTCGTACCAGACGTCCTGGAACAACGTATCGAGCACGACGCGGGCGAAGCAGCGATCGGCCCGGATCGGCCAGTCGCCGCCGGCCCGCGCCTGCGCCGGCAACGCACCGTGGACCTTTCGCTCGTACTCCGCGCGAAGCCCCGAGATATCCGCGCCGGTTAGCGTTTCCTGCCCCACAGACGGCGTTCGGGCCACGGGGAATTGAACCTGTCCGCTCGAACGGCAACCCGGGGCGGATCACGGGGTAGCGTCCGGCGAGCGTGGCGTGACACGAACGGAGAGCGCGGCGGGTCGACCATCGCTGACTGGGCTTTCGCCGGAGCGACGCGGTCGCCGGAAACTGGGGGAGGGGCCGTCGACGGCCGGGGATTATCCGTCCGGCGCACTCGACTCCGCCGGCACCTCGTCGTCGTCCACGCGTTCGATCCGCAGCGTCGAGATCCGTGCCCCGTCGACGCTCCGCACCTCGATGTCGAAGCCGTCCGCCCGGACGGCGTCACCCACTGTCGGGGCGCTGTTCAGGCGGTCCAACACCAGCCCACCGAGCGTCTCGAACCCGTCGCCCTCGAAGTCAGTACCCAGGGTTCCGTTGACGACCGACAGCGTGACCGAGCCGTCGGCGTCGTAGACGCCGCCGGCGCGTGCCCGGATCGAGTGCTCCCCGGCGTCGGCGTCGAACCCGTCGCGGAGGTCGCCCACGACGGCCTCGACGACGTCTTCGACGGTCGCGATGCCCTCGAAGGCCCCCCACTCGTCGATGACGGCGGCCATCTGCCGGCGCTCGTCCCGGAACTGCACGAGCAGGTCGTCGATCGCCGTCGTCTCCGGCACGACGACGACGTCGCGTGCGAGGTCGCCCGCGGTCGCAGGCTCCGACTCCGCGTCCATCGCACGCAACACGTCCTTCGCGTCGACGAACCCGACGACGCGGTCCGGGTCGTCGGCCGCGACAACCGGATACCGGGTGTGGTTGGCGTCGAGGACCGTCGCACGCAGTTCGGACAGCGACGCGTCGGCGGAGACGCTCACCACGTCGGGCCGGGGCACCATCACCTCGCGGACCACCGTGTCGTCGAGGTCGAACACGCGCTCGATCATCTCGACCTCGCTCTCGTCGACGTGGCCCGCGTCCCCGGAGCGTGCGAGCACGCGGCGGAGCTCCCGTTCCTCCATCGTCTCGTCGGTCTCCGAGGCCGGCGGGACACCGATGGCCCGCGTGAACCCGTTGGCGGCGCCGTTGAACACGACGATCCCGGGGTACAGCAGGTAGTACGACGCTTTCATCGGCGGCGCGAGCAACAGCGACACCCGGCCGGCGTCGGCGATGGCGATCGTCTTCGGCGCGAGTTCGCCGAAGACGACGTGGAGGAACGTGATGAATCCGAACCCGATCGCGAACGCGACGAGGTGGATCAGCGACGCCGGAAGCACCGACGCCAACACCGGCTCGATCAGCGCCGCCACCGCGGGCTCGCCGATCCATCCGAGCCCGAGCGACGCGATCGTTATGCCGAGTTGCGTCGCCGCGAGGTAGTCGTCGAGGTTCCCCATCACGTCCTGGAGGGCGGCCGAGCCCGCGCGACCCTCCGCGGCCAACTGCTCGACCGACGTGGAGCGAACGCGGACGAAGGCGAACTCCGAGGCCACGAAGAAGCCGTTCAAGACCACCAGGAACAGCGCGACGAGCACCCGACCGGCCGAGAGGGCGACGTTTACCATCCACGGCTCCCGGCGGGTCGTCTCACGGTCGGTCGTTCCCGCTCCGATCTCCCGCCCGTGCCGTTTGCGGGACTCCCGGCGGTGCGCCCGTTCGAGTGTCGGTGGGTCACACCGATGGGTTTCCGGTCCGCACATTAAAAACCGGGACTCCGGGTCCGGCCGGGGCAGTTACTGGATCCGGTACCGCAACAGCGCCGCGATCCCGCCGAGGTTCTTCAACTGCCGCCCCGGGTCGAACTCCCCGGAGAACACCGTCACTTCTCCGCCCTGCTGTTCGACCGACTCCACTACCTCGTTGACGTCGAGGTCCCAGTCGCCGTCGCCCTGCCGTTCCCGGCGCAGCCGGTCGTCGACGATCAGTAGCTCCTCGACGGCGCCGAACTCCGCGGCTTCGGCGACCTCCTCGATCCCGTAGGCGACCGTCTCGCCCGTCGCGATCCGCTCCATCAGTTCGTCGATGAGTTCGGCCTCCGTCGAGATCCGGGTCCGGGTCTGGATTTCGTCGACCGCACCGCGTTTCAGCACCTCGTGGACGCCCCGGTCGCCGACGCCTGCGGTGTCGACGACGGTGAGCTTCCCGGCGACCTCGGGGTGATTTTCCCCGATGTAGTCGCAGGCGTCCTGCTTGGTGAACCCCGGCCCCGCGAGAATGACGGCGTCGACGTCCATCCGTGCGAGCGCCGCGGCGAGTTCCTCGAAGAGTTCCGAACGCGGCCGGGCGTACTCCCCCTTCCCGGTGGGTGCGGTGAACGAGAACCGCTCCTCGGTACCGTACTGGGCGACGGTGTGGACGTGCGCTTCGCCCTCCTCGACGGTCGCGATCGCGACGTCGGCGTTCTCGGCGGCCTCCTCGGCCGCCTCGATCCGGTCGATCTGGTCGGGTTTGAACCGCTTTTCGATCGTCACCTCGTCGTGGGGCTCGACGTTCAGCGTGTGGTGACGGCCGAGTTGGTCCTCACGGGAGCAGCCGATGATCTCGCCGCCGACCCGCAGGCGGTTGGCGAAGCGGGCGAACTCCACGTCGTCGACGCCGATCGTGACGAAGAGGTGTTCGCGCTCCCCGCCGGTGTCCCGGAGGTTCTCGTCGTCCCGCTGGATCCGCCGGGTGGTGTCGCCGGAAACCCGGTCGCCGTCCTCTAAGACGTGCGAGAGGTGCCACAGGTCGTCGACGTTCTCGGGGACGAGGGTGATGCGCTCGCGGCCCTCCTCGCCGCGACCGCGGTCCGAAATTCGCATACCCACGAGTCGGCGGGCGGCCGGGAAAGGTGCTGCTATTCGGCCTCTCGTCCCGTCACGTGGGGATCCGCCGTCCTGAGTTCCCCGGAAAGCGAGGGGGACGGACCGGTCCTCGGCGATGTCCGGGGTTGACCACTTACTCCGCCGGCTGTTTTACTGCGCGCCCGGCGACGTCGATGCGGAACCGTGCGCCGCCGTTCTCGTTCTCGCTCACGTCGACGTCCCACCCGTGGGCCTCGACGATCTCGGCGACGATCCTGAGTCCGAATCCGGTCCCCTCCTCGTCGGGCGAATAGCCGCTCTCGAATATCCGCTCGTGGTCCGCCTCGGGGACGCCGGGGCCGTCGTCGGCGACGTAGAACCCGTTTCCGTCGGGGAGTTCGCCGACGGTAACTGTCACCTCGGGCCCTCCGTGGTCGATCGCGTTTCGGAACAGGTTCTCGAGTACCTGTCGGAGCCGGGATCGATCGGCCCGGACAGTCAGGCTGACGTCGGTCCGCAACGTCGCCTCGCCGGTGGCAACCGTCCGCCAACAGG of the Halobellus ruber genome contains:
- a CDS encoding mRNA surveillance protein pelota, with amino-acid sequence MRISDRGRGEEGRERITLVPENVDDLWHLSHVLEDGDRVSGDTTRRIQRDDENLRDTGGEREHLFVTIGVDDVEFARFANRLRVGGEIIGCSREDQLGRHHTLNVEPHDEVTIEKRFKPDQIDRIEAAEEAAENADVAIATVEEGEAHVHTVAQYGTEERFSFTAPTGKGEYARPRSELFEELAAALARMDVDAVILAGPGFTKQDACDYIGENHPEVAGKLTVVDTAGVGDRGVHEVLKRGAVDEIQTRTRISTEAELIDELMERIATGETVAYGIEEVAEAAEFGAVEELLIVDDRLRRERQGDGDWDLDVNEVVESVEQQGGEVTVFSGEFDPGRQLKNLGGIAALLRYRIQ
- a CDS encoding hemolysin family protein; translated protein: MVNVALSAGRVLVALFLVVLNGFFVASEFAFVRVRSTSVEQLAAEGRAGSAALQDVMGNLDDYLAATQLGITIASLGLGWIGEPAVAALIEPVLASVLPASLIHLVAFAIGFGFITFLHVVFGELAPKTIAIADAGRVSLLLAPPMKASYYLLYPGIVVFNGAANGFTRAIGVPPASETDETMEERELRRVLARSGDAGHVDESEVEMIERVFDLDDTVVREVMVPRPDVVSVSADASLSELRATVLDANHTRYPVVAADDPDRVVGFVDAKDVLRAMDAESEPATAGDLARDVVVVPETTAIDDLLVQFRDERRQMAAVIDEWGAFEGIATVEDVVEAVVGDLRDGFDADAGEHSIRARAGGVYDADGSVTLSVVNGTLGTDFEGDGFETLGGLVLDRLNSAPTVGDAVRADGFDIEVRSVDGARISTLRIERVDDDEVPAESSAPDG
- a CDS encoding 2'-5' RNA ligase family protein, with amino-acid sequence MHDDGMASHPDEYWEIRRELTPSPNPPVVADGDQRLAVLIDLSESRVASRYRRLRDRLSEFRCLKPTPTDELHLTVKLFDHTPTAATRGGSSSVSPTRIADAVTGIVEDCGPFRIDFPRLNLFPDTVYAEVDDGGRLADLNRALCELPWTTTSDRDARQFIPHLTLGYFTGDEGYDRLIDFLEAHRDPELPPMTVAGISIVAYDLTSNWGSAATTLRTYPL